One window of Strigops habroptila isolate Jane chromosome Z, bStrHab1.2.pri, whole genome shotgun sequence genomic DNA carries:
- the CREB3 gene encoding cyclic AMP-responsive element-binding protein 3, with the protein MSCPDELALLADDDLLDFLLKEGCFMPEIPVGDNDLLEDWGLPEPEPLDKDMDDFITSILNPFQDGAGTVQVYLPADSGNTVPEDQLQFPSSGIDFPGSDFAIDAQGSEIVQADHNYSLHWDWSMLQSMAADLAGVDMAEDDTSIGVAPVDAIPQVEPAAIMQANIPELVLTEEQKQLLMGESFSYLPLTQAKDQLLTKVRRKVRNRQSPQNIYRRKKSNMDHLENKVAACMAQNQRLEKKVQVLQKQNRSLFVQLRKLQAFVDQPTFRTAVAKTYMTVILSFSVFFSPNACLVERIRSGLDLEAIHHLMLWQQLASSWFPLSLRSSTPRAALCRQRSLSCGRGRGRSGPIVLPQRGHPATPCRCDFCRYLLHLGVTLGILPGRSEQSRLSSIEALADNPSK; encoded by the exons ATGTCATGCCCAGATGAACTGGCTCTCCTGGCAGATGATGACCTGCTTGACTTCCTCCTGAAGGAAGGTTGTTTTATGCCTGAAATCCCAGTGGGGGACAATGATCTGCTGGAAGACTGGGGGCTGCCGGAGCCTGAG CCTCTGGACAAGGATATGGATGATTTCATCACGTCCATTCTGAATCCCTTTCAAGATGGGGCAGGCACGGTGCAGGTTTATCTACCTGCTGATAGTGGCAACACCGTTCCTGAGGATCAACTTCAGTTCCCGAGTTCTGGCATCGACTTTCCTGGCAGTGACTTTGCCATCGACGCCCAGGGCTCAGAAATCGTGCAGGCTGATCACAACTATTCCCTCCACTGGGATTGGTCTATGCTGCAAAGCATGGCAGCTGACCTGGCAGGAGTAGACATGGCAGAGGACGATACATCCATTGGTGTCG CTCCTGTGGATGCCATACCCCAGGTTGAGCCTGCTGCCATTATGCAG GCAAACATCCCAGAGCTGGTCCTGACCGAGGAGCAGAAGCAACTCCTGATGGGTGAAAGTTTTTCTTATCTGCCACTGACCCAA GCTAAAGACCAGCTTCTGACGAAGGTACGTCGGAAGGTCCGGAACAGGCAGTCACCCCAGAATATTTATCGCAGGAAGAAGAGCAACATGGACCACCTGGAAAACAA GGTGGCAGCCTGCATGGCTCAGAACCAGAGGCTGGAGAAGAAGGTGcaggtgctgcagaagcagaacag GTCACTGTTCGTCCAGCTGCGAAAGCTGCAGGCATTTGTGGACCAGCCCACTTTCAGGACTGCCGTGGCAAAAACCTACATGACG GTGATTCTGTCCTTCAGTGTCTTTTTCTCGCCCAATGCCTGCTTGGTTGAACGCATCAGGTCAGGGCTGGATCTTGAAG CAATTCATCATCTGatgctctggcagcagctggcTTCGAGCTGGTTCCCTTTGAGCCTCAGGAGCAGCACTCCCAGGGCAGCCCTTTGTAGGCAGAGGTCCTTGTCTTGTGGaaggggaagaggcaggagcGGACCCATCGTGCTGCCCCAGCGGGGTCATCCTGCAACACCATGCAGGTGTGACTTCTGCCGCTACCTCCTGCATCTCGGGGTGACCCTGGGCATCCTGCCGGGAAGGAGCGAGCAGAGCCGCCTTAGTTCCATCGAAGCCTTAGCGGATAATCCATCAAAGTAG
- the LOC115619818 gene encoding avidin-like: protein MGSGAFSLVLILGLVTCVTPSERKCLLSGSWRSDTGCTMVVFTVGKDGSFSGSYLPGPAAGNSKILSSPLKGSQQDVGLVLQPIFSFTVHWQHRDSDTTQMSVFLGQCYVGTNGEETLHALWLLREASESPTEDWKATRIGTSVFTRIK from the exons atggGGAGCGGTGCCTTTTCCCTGGTCCTCATCCTGGGCCTGGTGACGTGCGTCACCCCATCAGAGAGGAAG TGCCTCCTCTCCGGGTCGTGGCGCAGTGACACAGGCTGCACAATGGTCGTGTTCACCGTTGGCAAGGATGGCAGCTTCTCCGGTTCCTATCTGCCGGGTCCTGCTGCTGGCAACTCCAAAATCCTCTCCTCACCTCTGAAGGGGTCCCAGCAGGATGTGGGGCTGGTCCTGCAGCCCATCTTCTCCTTCACTGTGCACTGGCAGCATCGAG ACTCAGACACAACCCAGATGAGTGTCTTCCTGGGCCAGTGCTATGTGGGCACCAATGGGGAGGAGACCTTGCATGCCCTATGGCTCCTGCGAGAGGCATCCGAGAGCCCCACAGAGGACTGGAAAGCCACACG GATTGGCACCAGCGTTTTCACCCGAATAAAATAA
- the LOC115619819 gene encoding avidin-like gives MGSSAFTLVLALALVPRITHAERKCQLSGMWRNEQDSLMEISALRDNGDFQGKYLTRVTLAGGCARASPLNGAQQQPGEGGWPTFAFTVRWDKFSNATTAFAGQCFVDSGGKETLTTTWLLREAVGSLEEDWKATRVGRNVFTRKRTPKGKNLPSLFPSCEDRSSPAP, from the exons ATGGGAAGCAGCGCTTTCACCCTGGTCCTCGCCCTGGCCCTGGTGCCACGCATCACCCATGCGGAGAGGAAG TGTCAGCTCAGCGGGATGTGGAGGAACGAGCAGGACTCGCTGATGGAGATTTCAGCATTGAGGGACAACGGGGACTTCCAGGGGAAATACCTCACACGGGTCACGCTCGCCGGTGGCTGCGCCCGCGCCTCCCCATTGAAtggtgcccagcagcagcctggcgAGGGGGGATGGCCCACCTTCGCCTTCACCGTGCGCTGGGACAAGTTCTCTA ATGCCACCACCGCCTTCGCGGGGCAGTGCTTTGTGGACTCGGGTGGAAAGGAGACACTGACCACCACGTGGCTGCTGCGTGAAGCCGTCGGGTCCCTCGAGGAGGACTGGAAAGCCACCAG GGTGGGCAGAAATGTCTTCACACGCAAACGCACCCCGAAAGGAAAGAACCTGCCCAGCTTGTTCCCATCCTGTGAGGACAGGTCTTCACCCGCCCCATGA